A window from Flavobacterium sp. 83 encodes these proteins:
- a CDS encoding endonuclease/exonuclease/phosphatase family protein, producing MRIINWNCNGAFRKKFKQLEQFEADIIVIQECEDPERSNDQNYKKWAGNFIWIGDNKNKGLGIFCTESLKISNNNWETNDLKYFISANINDDFNIIGLWNHHANSPTFGYIGQFWKYLQINKSLMSKALIIGDFNSNKIWDKWDRWWNHSDVVRELEEIEIRSLYHEYFNEEQGEEKSPTFYLQKNILKPYHIDYVFADKKTFNKIKSIKIGHETEWLQWSDHMPILIEL from the coding sequence ATGAGAATAATTAACTGGAATTGTAATGGAGCATTTAGAAAAAAGTTTAAACAACTTGAGCAATTTGAAGCAGATATTATTGTCATACAAGAATGTGAAGACCCAGAAAGGTCAAACGATCAAAATTACAAAAAATGGGCTGGAAATTTTATTTGGATTGGGGATAACAAAAATAAAGGGCTAGGTATATTTTGCACAGAATCCTTGAAAATATCGAATAATAATTGGGAAACAAACGATCTAAAATATTTTATATCTGCAAATATTAATGATGATTTTAATATAATTGGTTTATGGAATCATCATGCAAATTCACCAACTTTTGGTTATATCGGACAGTTTTGGAAATATCTTCAAATCAATAAATCTTTAATGTCCAAAGCTCTAATTATTGGTGATTTCAATAGTAATAAAATTTGGGACAAATGGGACAGATGGTGGAACCATTCTGATGTAGTAAGAGAATTAGAAGAAATTGAAATTAGAAGTTTGTATCACGAATATTTTAATGAAGAACAAGGCGAGGAGAAATCTCCAACTTTTTACTTGCAAAAAAATATTTTAAAACCATATCATATTGATTATGTATTTGCTGATAAAAAAACCTTTAATAAAATAAAAAGTATTAAAATAGGTCATGAAACAGAATGGCTACAATGGAGCGATCACATGCCAATATTAATTGAACTTTAA
- a CDS encoding YdiU family protein: MKLHIQNNFTTELPADSSEINTPRQVEQACYSFVLPKKPSNPSLIHASIEVANSIGLSEEDILSTEFLNIFSGNTIYSGTKPYALSYAGHQFGNWAGQLGDGRAINLTEVVHENKSYTLQLKGAGPTPYSRTADGFAVLRSSIREYLCAEAMHYLGVPTTRSLSLMLSGDQVLRDVLYNGNPAYEKGAIVCRVAPSFIRFGSFELFASRKDLVNLKLLADFTIKHHFPHIQKEGVEKYLAFFQEVTNTTLKMIVEWQRVGFVHGVMNTDNMSIHGITIDYGPYGWLEDYDSGWTPNTTDRQHKRYRFGNQPEIALWNLYQLANALYPLIQEAKPLESILDAFSVDYEKEYLNMIQNKLGFQIKKEQDAVLIQSLTQLLEKVETDMTIFFRNLGNVTKTDTAITAFNAIKDAFYNEKDLNETILKDWHDWFEKYSIQINEETLSDSERKVQMDKVNPKYVLRNYMAQLCIDDADKGDYSLLSDLFEMLKNPYDEQPNFQKWFAKRPDWARDKVGCSMLSCSS, encoded by the coding sequence ATGAAACTTCATATACAAAATAATTTTACTACAGAATTACCTGCTGACTCTAGCGAGATAAATACTCCAAGACAAGTCGAGCAAGCTTGTTATTCCTTTGTTTTACCCAAAAAGCCCTCAAATCCGTCACTAATTCATGCTTCAATCGAAGTGGCAAATTCTATTGGTCTTTCTGAAGAAGATATACTTTCAACTGAATTTTTAAATATTTTTTCAGGAAATACAATTTACTCAGGCACAAAACCGTATGCTTTGAGTTATGCCGGACATCAATTTGGGAATTGGGCTGGACAATTGGGTGATGGGCGTGCGATCAATCTTACCGAAGTTGTTCATGAAAATAAGTCATACACTTTGCAACTAAAAGGAGCAGGGCCTACGCCATATTCTAGAACTGCAGATGGTTTTGCCGTTTTGCGTTCTTCTATTCGAGAGTATTTGTGCGCCGAAGCGATGCATTATTTAGGCGTTCCTACCACACGTTCGCTTTCGTTGATGCTTTCTGGTGATCAAGTATTGCGTGATGTGTTGTATAATGGAAATCCTGCTTACGAAAAAGGAGCTATCGTTTGTAGAGTGGCTCCTTCTTTTATTCGTTTTGGTAGTTTTGAATTGTTTGCTTCTCGAAAGGATCTTGTTAATCTCAAATTACTAGCGGATTTCACCATTAAACATCATTTTCCTCATATTCAAAAAGAAGGGGTCGAAAAATATCTGGCCTTTTTTCAAGAAGTAACTAATACTACGCTCAAGATGATAGTCGAATGGCAACGTGTCGGTTTTGTTCATGGAGTTATGAATACCGATAATATGTCCATTCACGGCATCACTATTGATTACGGCCCTTACGGTTGGTTGGAAGATTATGATTCGGGCTGGACACCTAATACAACAGACAGACAGCATAAACGTTACCGTTTTGGGAATCAACCTGAAATTGCGCTATGGAATTTGTATCAATTGGCGAATGCTTTGTATCCATTGATTCAGGAGGCTAAACCGCTGGAATCTATTTTAGATGCTTTTAGTGTTGATTACGAAAAGGAGTATTTGAATATGATACAAAATAAGCTCGGTTTCCAAATTAAAAAAGAACAAGATGCCGTTTTGATTCAGAGTTTGACTCAATTGCTTGAAAAGGTAGAAACCGACATGACTATTTTCTTTAGAAATCTTGGCAATGTTACTAAAACTGATACTGCAATAACCGCTTTCAATGCCATAAAAGATGCTTTTTATAATGAAAAGGATTTGAATGAAACTATTTTGAAAGATTGGCACGATTGGTTTGAGAAGTACAGCATTCAAATCAATGAAGAAACACTTTCGGATTCTGAAAGAAAAGTTCAAATGGATAAAGTAAATCCTAAATACGTACTACGAAATTACATGGCGCAATTGTGTATTGATGACGCAGATAAAGGAGATTATTCTTTATTAAGCGATTTATTTGAAATGCTTAAAAATCCGTATGACGAACAACCAAATTTTCAAAAATGGTTTGCCAAAAGACCGGATTGGGCCAGAGATAAAGTAGGATGTTCTATGTTAAGCTGTAGTTCTTAA
- the sucC gene encoding ADP-forming succinate--CoA ligase subunit beta, with protein MNIHEYQGKEILASYGVRIQRGIVANSPVEAVAAAKQLTTETGTSWYVVKAQVHAGGRGKGGGVKLAKNLQQVEEIAEQIIGMQLVTPQTSAEGKKVHKVLIAEDVYYPGESETSEFYVSVLLNRATGRNMIMYSTEGGMDIEEVAEHTPHLIFTEEIDPSVGLQGFQARRIAFNLGLSGNAFKEMTKFIDSLYNAYIGSDASMFEINPVLKTSDNKIMAVDAKVNIDDNALYRQKKYADMRDVREENPIEVEAKEVGLNYVDLDGTVGCMVNGAGLAMATMDLIKYAGFEPANFLDVGGTADAKRVETAFRIILKDQNVKAILINIFGGIVRCDRVAQGVVDAYKNMGDAIKVPIIVRLQGTNAAIAKELIDNSGMPILSAVEFQEAADQVKAALS; from the coding sequence ATGAACATACACGAATATCAAGGAAAAGAGATTTTAGCTAGCTACGGGGTTCGCATTCAACGCGGAATCGTTGCTAATAGTCCAGTAGAAGCTGTTGCTGCTGCAAAACAATTAACTACAGAAACTGGTACAAGTTGGTATGTAGTAAAAGCCCAAGTTCATGCAGGTGGACGTGGAAAAGGTGGTGGAGTTAAGCTTGCCAAAAATTTACAACAAGTAGAAGAAATTGCAGAACAAATCATTGGAATGCAATTGGTAACACCTCAAACTTCTGCAGAAGGTAAAAAAGTACATAAAGTTTTAATTGCTGAAGATGTTTATTATCCTGGCGAAAGTGAAACTTCTGAGTTTTATGTTTCTGTTTTATTGAATAGAGCAACAGGTCGTAACATGATTATGTATTCTACTGAAGGTGGAATGGACATTGAAGAAGTTGCTGAACACACTCCACATTTAATTTTTACAGAAGAAATTGATCCTTCTGTTGGATTACAAGGTTTTCAAGCAAGAAGAATTGCCTTTAATTTAGGTCTTTCTGGAAATGCTTTTAAAGAAATGACAAAATTTATCGATTCTTTATACAATGCATATATTGGATCTGATGCTTCGATGTTTGAAATCAACCCGGTTTTGAAAACATCTGACAATAAAATTATGGCTGTAGATGCTAAAGTAAATATCGATGATAATGCTTTATACAGACAAAAGAAATATGCTGATATGCGTGACGTTCGTGAGGAAAACCCAATCGAAGTAGAAGCAAAAGAAGTAGGTTTAAACTATGTTGATCTTGACGGTACAGTAGGATGTATGGTGAACGGAGCTGGTTTAGCTATGGCGACTATGGATTTAATCAAGTATGCTGGTTTTGAGCCTGCTAACTTCCTTGACGTAGGTGGAACTGCTGATGCAAAACGTGTTGAAACTGCTTTCCGTATTATCTTAAAAGATCAAAACGTAAAAGCAATTTTGATTAATATTTTTGGAGGAATTGTTCGTTGTGACCGTGTGGCACAAGGAGTTGTTGATGCTTACAAAAATATGGGTGATGCTATAAAGGTGCCAATCATTGTTCGTTTACAAGGTACAAATGCAGCTATCGCAAAAGAATTAATCGATAATTCAGGAATGCCAATTTTATCTGCTGTTGAATTTCAAGAAGCAGCTGATCAAGTAAAAGCAGCACTTTCTTAA